GTAGATAAAAACAATGTTCGAAAAAGTGAAGAGTCAGATCAAGATAGTGTAATGCCTATTGGCAGAAATTTAGAAATGACATTACCAGAAGAAAAGACTCTTCATGAAATTTCAAGACAAGAAAGTACTGATGACAATGAAGTAAATAAAACCACAGCAAGGATTACTCTGCCAAATAAAATTGATAATGGCGATAAGCTTACGCTAACTATTACTGGACCTGATCCTGATGATCCTGTAAATAATCCTTCTAAAACTTATACAAGAGAATTTACTATACATATGGATAGCAAAGGTGCTGTGACTAGTGTAACAGAAAACGGAACTTCTAATGTTTTAACACCTATAAAAGCAGGTGATAATCAATATATCATCAATGTTTCTGGTATCCAACTAAAGCATGGAGAAGATACGACTATTAAGGCCAAAGTTACAAATTTAAATCCAAATAGACATACATCCATAAATGAGTCAGAAGTATCGGCTAGTTTAGAATATGTAAAAAAACCTGAAGTTATCTTTGGAGAGGCTAATGGCACTAGGAGTATGAGCAGAGAGCAAGCTATGAGTGATCATGATCTTAATAGCACAACAGTCACTATAAAGCTTCCTAAAAATGCAGTAAGTGGAGACAAGCTAACTGTAACTATAAAAGAGCCAAATGAAGCTACTGCTAGAGAAATAAAATACATTATTGGAAAAGATAATAATGGTAAGTTTTATGTAAAAGATAGTGGCGGCAATAAAATAGATACAGAAACAGATGGTAGAAGCTTTAAAATTTCTGGCATTAAAACAGCGACTGGTCTAGAAACTAAAGTAACAGCTGAGATAAAAGATAAAGATGGTATTCAGCATGCAGAAGATACAAGCACAGTTACTATCTCAAATATAAACGATATGGCAGTATATTTCAAAGAGGACGCTGACCGTAACGTATCTTTAACGAGGGCAGAGAGTAAAGATGCAGATGGCGACCTACATAAAACGACAGTAGTAGTAAAAGTGCCAAATAACGTTATAGTTGGTGATATGGTAACTATAAAAATAGATAATGGCACTTCACCTAAAACTTATAAGGTTACAGGTAGAGACCCAAGCGGTAAAATCATGCTAGAAGATACTTCTACTCATATCTCTATAACCGCAAGTGATAAAAATGAGATAGAAATTCCTGGCGTAGAGATCATTGCTGGCAAGACCATCAATGTAACCGCAGAGACCACCGATGCAAGTGGCGGCAAGAAGGCCGAAGCTCAAAATCATAATACTCTTGAAAAGCTTCATGAAGATATGGAGATAACTTTTGAAAAAGATACCGATAATGATGGCATTTTGGGCAGCACAGAGGCAACTGGAGCGACTACTATAGCAACTATCAAGCTTCCTTCAAATTTTGTTTTAGGTGATAAATTAATAGTAGAGTCACATAACGAAGACACACCAAATAATAAAACAACTAAGACATATGAGATAGTAAAAGATAATAACGGCAAATTGATAGCCAAAAATGGCAGTGAAGAGCTTGATATTACCGATGATGCTGATGGCAATAAGGTGGTCAAATATACACTTGGCTTAACAGAAGATCATAAAACTATCATTAATGCCAAGGTTACTGATAATACTGGTGCTGATAAGGTTGAGACAAATAGCGATATTACGCTTGATGCTCAAGGTAGCGGCTCTGGAACAGGCTTTAGGCTATTTATTGATGAGGATAAAGATAGAAACGGAGTTCTAAGTAGAGATGAAGCTATGAAGGATGGAAAATTAAATACCACTTCGGCAACACTTCAAATCCCAACCACTGTAAATAGCGGTGATATTATAAAAGTCAAGGTAAATGGTGGAGCAGAACAAGAATATACTGTTGTTTCAAATGATGGTACAAACGTTACTATAAAAGATGCGGGTGGCAGCATTGTTGCACTTGAGCCAGGAAATAAACTAAAAATTTCTGATGTTCATATAGATAAAGATCATCCAGCAGTGGTTGAATCTACTATAAATGGAGCAACAAAAATAGCTAAAGCTACATTAGAATCAGTAGATACTAAAAATTTAAAGATTGAATTTGTTGAAGATAATGCAAGTAGAGACAATGTAATAGATAGAGATGAAGCTATTTTGGACAATGATATAAAAAAGACAATTATAAGTGTTCAGGTGCCGCATAATGTCACAAATGGCGATAAGGTAGCAGTAACAATAAAAGAACCCCAAGCTAATGGCACAACAGGGTCTAGAACCATAACTTATACAGTGTCAAAAACTGCTAATGGTAAAATTTCATTAACAGATGATAGTGATACTACTCATACTCCACATGAACTAGAAAATAACACTATAAAAATTCCTGGCGTTGCTATGCTTCCGGGTCGTGAAACTAGTGCAGTAGCTACTATAACAAATGGTGCTGAGACTACAACCAGTAGCGAAGCAAAAGCTAAACTTGCACCTTTAAGTGAAGCGGGATTAAGTGTAAGCATAGTTGCTGATAAAAATGATAATGGCATTATCTCAAGAGATGAGTCAGGTAGTAAAATTTCAAAGGTTCATGTTTCTATCCCAGGAAGCGTTATAGCAGGCGATAAGATAGATGTTAAGATAACAAATCCTGACAGCTCTAAAGTAATTAAACATTATGAAGTTGATAGCAAAGATGTCAATGGCAATATAACATTAAAGGACGTGACAGATCCTGCTCATACATTTACTTATCCTAAACAAGTAAACACAAATCATCCTCTTGAACTTGATGCTACTATCGCAGTTGGTAAAGAAACAAAAGCTGAAGTTACTCTAACTGATACATTTGGTGAGAGCAAAACAGTAAGCGATACGGCACATGCTGAGATCGATGCTATAAGAGGCATCATGTTTAATAAAGATATAAAAACCTCAGAAAGTGGCGAAAAATCTACTACGGTCAAAGTTTATCTTAATGAAGATGCTAGAGAAGGGGATACGGTAGAGTTTAAATACACTAATCCAGACAATCATACACCAACCAAGACTGCAACACATACTCTATCAGCTGCAGATATAGCAAAAGGCACATTTGATCAAGAGCTTGATATCAATGCAAGATCAGCCTATGATCTAAATGTTAAAGCCTCACTTAAAACTTCAGATGGCTTAGAGTCTAAATCTTATGAGCCTTATAAACCACTTCATATAGGCGTTGAAAACTATACGGTTAAATTTGACGCAAGCAAAGATATGAAAGGTGGCGAAGGCAACGATACTTTGGTCTTTGATGGCGACAAAGTTAACTTTAACAATATTCGTAATCTTGATTCAAAAGTAGAAAGCTTTGAAAATATTGAGCTTAAAGGCAAAACAGAAATCAAAGAATTGAATGCACAAAATATCCTTGATATCACTGATAATCATGATACGGTACTTAAGATAAAAGGTGGTGATGTTGATGCTAATGGTAATAAAATCACAAAAGTTGATCTAGGCGGCAAATGGAATCCAGAACATTCAAATGATACTAATGGATTTAAAGGCTACTCAAGCATAGATCAAATAAATGGAAAAACTATCCATATCCAAATAGACGACAAAATCCACACCGATCTTTAATCCCCAAAATGAGTGCGTAAATTCGCACTCATTTCAAACTCAACTCACATTATTTTTTAAGTCTTGTTTTACTAATATTTGCTCCTTAAAGGAGAAAATATGAAAAATTTAATAGCCGTTATTATAGTTATCGCTGCACTTGCTTTTGGTGCTTTTAAGTATATAAATTCATTTGTTGCACTTGATGAAAATGTAAATGCAAAGTGGTCGCAGGTGTTAAATCAATATAAAAGAAGGGCTGAGCTTGTGCCAAATTTAGTTGAAACTGTAAAAGGCTACGCAGCTCATGAGCAAAAAATTTTTGAAGATGTGGCAAATGCTAGAAGCAAGAGCATGCAAGTAAGCGTTGATGCAAGTGGTCTTAGCGATGAAGCTAAGATGAAAGAATTTATGACAGCACAAAGCTCATTTGGCTTGGCACTTGGCAGGCTTATGGCAGTTAGTGAGAACTATCCAGAGCTAAAAGCAAATCAAAATTTCTTATCTCTTCAGAGTCAGCTTGAAGGTACGCAAAACCGCATAAGCGTAGCAATGCATGATTATATCGAAGCTGTAAAAGAGTATAACGTAGCCCTTAGAAGCTTTCCAAATAAATTTATAGCAAGTACTTTTTATCCAGAGCTAAAGCCAAAACAAAATCTTGAAATAAGTAACGAAGAGAAGATAAACCCAAAAGTTTCATTTGAGAAATGATGAAGAAAATTTTTGCTCTTTTATTTTTTATATTTTGCTTTTGTTTTGCCATAAATTTTAATGAGCAGATAAATGACGAGGCTCAAATTTTCTCTAAAAATGAGAAAGCTGAGCTTTTAAGCTTGGTGCAAAATTACGAGCAAAATAGCACGACGCAAATTGCTATCGTGACGCTTAAATCACTAGAAAATAAAAGCATAGAAGAGATCTCTCTTGAGATAGCTAGAGGCTACAAGCTGGGACAAAAACAAAGCAGTAATGGAGTGCTTTTAATAATCGCTCCAAACGAGAGGAAAGTACGTATAGAGGTTGGTTATGGACTCGAAGGTATGCTAACTGACGCTATATCAAGCCAGATCATAAATGATGTGATAGTGCCTAAATTTAAGCAAGGCGATATGGGTGGTGGCGTGATAGAGGGCACAAAAGCTATCATAAAAGTAGCTAGTGGTGAAGAATTTGAAAGCGAGAGTGATGAAGAAGAGATACCATTTGGAATAGTTGCCTTTTTTGCTGGCATGATCTCGTGTTTTATCTCTGGCTTTTTAGGTAAATTTTTTATACGAGTTGGCTTTAGTGCGTGTTTTGCAGGGCTGATATCTACGGTATTTGAGCAATTTTTTGGCGTGAAAAATTACTTCATTGTCTTTGCCATTGTGTTTATAATATTTTTTATTATTTTAAAAAATGCCTTTAAAAAAAATACTCAAGGCAAAAATACACACAGTGGCTTTAGGCGTGATAGATCAGACTCAAATAGCAGTGGCAGCGGCCATTCAAGCAGTTCAAGAGGCGGTGGCTTTAGTGGCGGCGGAGGCGGTTTTGGCGGAGGCGGGGCAAGTGGCAGCTGGTAAAATTTCATCGAAGATTAGCTTGTAAAGCTCAAACCCTTTAAAATATATAAAAATTTAGGAGCAAAGATGCTAGCTGTCGAGCTGCTTAAAAGCCATTTTGCTAAATTTGATCTGGTGGCGGTGCTTATTAAATTTTTAGAGCAAAGTCATTTTGATAAAGAAAAATTTGATCTGCTCAAACAAAATAACTTTAAAATTTTAGATAAAAATATAAAACAAGAGATAGTTGGGACTGCTGGTTTTAAAGAGTTTTTTGACGAGAAATTTCAGAGCTTTTTATGCGAGCTTATGCAAAGTAAAGTTTTAATTGTTTCTGGCAAAGAGTATAAATTTAGCGAGCTTGAAATTTATACTTGTTTTGACGCAAATACCTACAAAAGGCAGTGCGAGGTAGGAGAGATTTACTTTCACAACTTTGGTTTTGACATATCTTTTAAAAGCGAGCCATCGCTTTATGGTGGTGTTTTAGTAAGAAGCCTAAAGCTCTTAAACGGGCAAAATTTTATCTTTGGGCCAAGAAAATGTGCCTTACATATCTTAAATAGCAACATTAGTAATTTAAACTTTGATCTAAAAGAGGCTGATTTTAGAAAAGATGAGATTACTTTTACGTCACGTATTAGATCATTTGGCGATGAAAACCAGCAAAAAAATGATTGCCTTAGAGCATTTACTGCTGAGTTTGAAAAAGCCTTAGAGTTTGATGAAAATTATAAAAAGAGATTAAATGCCTATAAAAAGGGGTGAAATTTATCTTTTTATCAGCTTTTGCGGTGAGAAATTTAGCCCAAAAATGCTAGATAAAAAAGATCGCAGAAGGCTAAAAAAATATCCAAATTTAATAAAACAAAACTCATTTAAAATATCTCGCTACTTAAAATTTAAAGCAAAGATGCGAGGTAAAATCTGTCTTTCGCATAAAGAAAATATTGCTGTTTTGGCCATTTCAAAAGAAAAGATCGGAGTCAAAGATTTAAAAAAGAAATTTTAGCTCTAAAATCAATGAAGGATTTTAAGAAATTTATGCTTGATAAAAATACGAGCGTGGCTTACGTGAGCGGCTTTGTAAAAGGGGCGGCAAGTGATGAGGTATTAGAGCACTACAACGCTTTTAGCCTAAATTTTGCTGACTCGCTAAATGAGAGCCTAACTCAGGCAAAAGAGCTTGCACTAAAGCTAAAAATAGCAGCGCTTGTGGTCGCGTTTTTACTGCTGTGGTTTTACTTTAGTGCGCTTGTTTCGGCACTTGTGATGGGCGTCATCATCTTTGGCGTGCTTCTTACTCTCTTTATCTTTGCCATTTTTGGCGTAAATTTAAGCATCTTTGGCGTCTTTGGGCTCATACTTGCAAGTGCTGTGGGGATTGATTATATGATATTTGCACTAAATGATAGCCTTAGCGAAAAGGAGCGAATTTATGGGATATTGTGCGCATTTGTTACGAGTTTTATTTCGTTTTTTACTCTCTCTTTTAGCCAGACCGCGGCTCTTAGCGTCTTTGGACTAAGTGTTAGCCTTTGCGTGCTGATATATGGGCTATGTGCTAGCGTTTTATCTTGTAAAAATATAAAAATTTAGCTTTGTTTTCATGCCCCAAGCGTTTTGGCTAGCTCGGGGCTTTGGTTTTATTTTATAACGGCTAGTTTGCCTGTGCCTGCATTTTTATTTACCTCGTTTTGGACGTTTGAGGCTTGGATAAGTTCAAATTTATATGGAGGCTCAAATGGCGGCTTGGTTAGCTTTTCGCAAACGCTGCCTTTTTTGAAAGGTCTATGTTGCCGCTTTCAAAAATGGTGCCTTTGTTACACTTGTAGCTTATTTTGACGCCATTTGTAAAGTAGTTGTTTTGAGCGTATATTAGCGAGCCAAAGCGTACGCCAATGGCGTATTTTTGGTCATAGAAGCCATCTTTTGAGTCATAAAAGTTGTTATAGACGTGCACCTTTGCATTGCGCGCCATAGGTAAGCGTTGCGCGCAGTTGTCAAAAACGTTATGAGCGACCGTTATAGTCCTTGTTTCGCTGCTGCCGTCAGAGTCTATTGAGCCAATTAACATCGTTTTGTCATGGTTTTCAAAGATGTTGTGCGAGATCGTGATAGCTGCACTATCTCTCGCACAGTTCCGTCGTAAGTCTGCCATTTGGTAAGCTCTCCGCCTGCTAAATGCACATGGATAGGCTCGACCGTGTCCTTAAAATGGCAGTGATCTACCCAGATGTTTTTGCTTGACTCTATGCTGACGCCGTCATATTGCGCATTAAAGCCGTCATTTTTTTGTATATCTGGAAATGGATCAAAAGCATCTTCGATCTTCATATTGCGGATCGCGATATTTTGGACATTTTTTAACAAAAGCGAGCCGCCTTTTATGCCTGAGTTTTCGCCTAAGCCGATTATTGTGGTGTTGCTAGCTACCTGCACTACGATGAGCTTTTTCCACTCGTTGGCTAAATTTTTGCGAAGCGCTGCTAACTTTGGATCTTGCGAACCGTCTAAATTTGCACGGCATGAGGTGCCGTAAGCCTGCATAAATTTGGCATAAGAGCTAAACTCGCCACCGCTAATCTCGCTTACAAATTTATCCAACCCCTCGCTCTTGCTATTTTGCGGGATATTACCTTCGCTAAGGTCTATGAGGCCATCCACATAGATTACGTAACCACCCATTTGAGCGTATTTTACGAGCTCTTGCCTATCTTTTACGACGACTTCTTTGCTCTCTTTGCCGGCGTATCCGCCAAAATTTTGCTCTGCTCCAACGCTAGCGTAACCAAAGGGCGAGTCGCTTGCTTTTATCTCGCCCGCTTGTGTCTCAGCACCAAATGCAAATAACGAAGAAACAGCTAGAAACAATATCTTTTTAAACATCTTTAGCCTCCCAAATTTGGCTTTTTATTTTTGATCTTCTGTTAGAAAATCGCTGCCTAATTTTATTTTGGCTCATTAAATTTAGCGTAAGACTTTTATAAATTTTTAGTAAAGTCAAATTTATGCGAAAAATATCTCGCTTTTTAACCGAAGCAAACATAGATAGGCACTTAGCACGCTTTGCTCTCTTACGTAGTTGCGCTCCCCTTTTAAAAGCAGTCTCTCAACCTCGATGTTGCCGTTTCTATCGCCAGCTGCGACATATACCGTGCCAACTGGTTTGCTAGCTGTGCCACCACCTGGTCCTGCTATACCGCTAATCGCAAGTGCAAAGTCCGCATTTGTCGTGCTTAGCGTGCCTTTTACCATCGCTTTTACGCAAGGCTCGCTCACAGCTCCGTAAGTATCTAAAATTTCATCCTCAACGCCCAGCCACTCGTGCTTTATGTGATTTGCGTAGGTTACTAACGAGCCATCAAAGCTAGCTGAGATGCCGCCATATCTTGCAAATTTAGCCGCCGCAAGCCCAGCCGTGCAAGACTCAGCAAATGAAATTTTAAGCCCCTTTTGCATGAGCTTTTTTGCTACAAATTTGATCACATCTTTTTGCGGGATAAATTTTTGCGAAAATAGCGTTTTTACCCCTTGTAAAAAACTCTCGATCTGACCAAATTTATTGCTTTTTGCCCTTACTAGTATCAAATTTGGCAGGATCTGTGCAAGAGTGATATCGACCTCGTAAGTTTTAGCAAGTGGCAGCATAAGGATCTTCGCGCTATCTGCGTCGATGTCTATTAGATGAAAGTAGCTAAAATCAGGCTCATAGTCGGTGAGAAACTCGCCTAGCTCTTCATTTGGATTAGCTTTTATGAGATTTATCTGGGCGTTATTTAGGCTGGCTAGAAAGCTATTTTTAGAGTAGTCTAAGCTATCTTTAAGCGCAAGTGTCGTGCTATCTTTTAGCTCGAGCGAGCCCCCAGTTAGCGTTGCTACGATCTTTGCGGCAATAGCAAAATTTTCATCCGAGCCAAAAATGCTTACAAAGTCGTAATCTTTTGATAAATTTTCGATGATAAAAGGTAGCTCTTTGCTATTTTTTGGAGCAAAACTGACCACTCCAAGCTCGCCAAAATGATCCTCGTAGCTTTGAAAAATGTAGTTTAGAAATTCTCTATTTATCTCAAGATCTTCGCCTATTATCAAGATACTTTGTCTCATTTTTAAGCTCCTTTTTTGCCTCATTATACTATTTTTCAGTGTGATTTAACCAGCATAGGTGTAAAATTAGCAAATTTTAAAATCAAGGTAAAAAATGGACTACAAAGAGACACTTTTACTCCCAGAGACAAATTTCCCGATGCGCGGAAATCTCCCACAAAATGAACCACAAAGACTAAAATCATGGTACGAAGAGCGCAAGGTTTACGAAAAAATGAAGAAAAACCGCCAAAAAGCGGTTAAAAACTTCAACATCCACGACGGTCCTCCATATGCAAACGGCCACCTTCACATCGGTCACGCGTTAA
Above is a genomic segment from Campylobacter concisus containing:
- a CDS encoding TPM domain-containing protein codes for the protein MKKIFALLFFIFCFCFAINFNEQINDEAQIFSKNEKAELLSLVQNYEQNSTTQIAIVTLKSLENKSIEEISLEIARGYKLGQKQSSNGVLLIIAPNERKVRIEVGYGLEGMLTDAISSQIINDVIVPKFKQGDMGGGVIEGTKAIIKVASGEEFESESDEEEIPFGIVAFFAGMISCFISGFLGKFFIRVGFSACFAGLISTVFEQFFGVKNYFIVFAIVFIIFFIILKNAFKKNTQGKNTHSGFRRDRSDSNSSGSGHSSSSRGGGFSGGGGGFGGGGASGSW
- a CDS encoding retention module-containing protein, coding for MAKEAGVVKFISGKAVAIDQNGNERELKVGDILYMGESIKTSDAADKITIVSNNGKEITIVGNDTLALNQSTIGAEGLADVSDLQNTILNGGDLTKFEETAAGGNTAAGGGDGVSLSDAKFAEGGHYSNINATYRNLSDTNRAFASYDSPISGYNGGDDTIIPSNPLVTFISDLNNDGTLSRVEHARDTNLNTSKVLITIPNDGTVRAGDILNITITKPDGNTENKTIPITPTIISNGYQFDAPIQTGKISKVDATITNFQGNVSGRSEDSVTSSGFSAPEVKFTEDNGPDNNLLTYTENAKDGKLNETPVLITVKDVIVGDVLHVTLTKPDGTTEVKNVSIDQNIIDNGYKIGNMPVEHGKPSKVEAYVADSTNTMRSATASDSTTLDVKPTLTFTEDQDNNGYLYDPENSQDNNFRSTTVEITLPKDVVIGDKIVITYTDPLTKQDTTKEISLTQEMIDNQKVNTSLPIFPDVRTSASVHVVDKNNVRKSEESDQDSVMPIGRNLEMTLPEEKTLHEISRQESTDDNEVNKTTARITLPNKIDNGDKLTLTITGPDPDDPVNNPSKTYTREFTIHMDSKGAVTSVTENGTSNVLTPIKAGDNQYIINVSGIQLKHGEDTTIKAKVTNLNPNRHTSINESEVSASLEYVKKPEVIFGEANGTRSMSREQAMSDHDLNSTTVTIKLPKNAVSGDKLTVTIKEPNEATAREIKYIIGKDNNGKFYVKDSGGNKIDTETDGRSFKISGIKTATGLETKVTAEIKDKDGIQHAEDTSTVTISNINDMAVYFKEDADRNVSLTRAESKDADGDLHKTTVVVKVPNNVIVGDMVTIKIDNGTSPKTYKVTGRDPSGKIMLEDTSTHISITASDKNEIEIPGVEIIAGKTINVTAETTDASGGKKAEAQNHNTLEKLHEDMEITFEKDTDNDGILGSTEATGATTIATIKLPSNFVLGDKLIVESHNEDTPNNKTTKTYEIVKDNNGKLIAKNGSEELDITDDADGNKVVKYTLGLTEDHKTIINAKVTDNTGADKVETNSDITLDAQGSGSGTGFRLFIDEDKDRNGVLSRDEAMKDGKLNTTSATLQIPTTVNSGDIIKVKVNGGAEQEYTVVSNDGTNVTIKDAGGSIVALEPGNKLKISDVHIDKDHPAVVESTINGATKIAKATLESVDTKNLKIEFVEDNASRDNVIDRDEAILDNDIKKTIISVQVPHNVTNGDKVAVTIKEPQANGTTGSRTITYTVSKTANGKISLTDDSDTTHTPHELENNTIKIPGVAMLPGRETSAVATITNGAETTTSSEAKAKLAPLSEAGLSVSIVADKNDNGIISRDESGSKISKVHVSIPGSVIAGDKIDVKITNPDSSKVIKHYEVDSKDVNGNITLKDVTDPAHTFTYPKQVNTNHPLELDATIAVGKETKAEVTLTDTFGESKTVSDTAHAEIDAIRGIMFNKDIKTSESGEKSTTVKVYLNEDAREGDTVEFKYTNPDNHTPTKTATHTLSAADIAKGTFDQELDINARSAYDLNVKASLKTSDGLESKSYEPYKPLHIGVENYTVKFDASKDMKGGEGNDTLVFDGDKVNFNNIRNLDSKVESFENIELKGKTEIKELNAQNILDITDNHDTVLKIKGGDVDANGNKITKVDLGGKWNPEHSNDTNGFKGYSSIDQINGKTIHIQIDDKIHTDL
- a CDS encoding CinA family protein, which produces MRQSILIIGEDLEINREFLNYIFQSYEDHFGELGVVSFAPKNSKELPFIIENLSKDYDFVSIFGSDENFAIAAKIVATLTGGSLELKDSTTLALKDSLDYSKNSFLASLNNAQINLIKANPNEELGEFLTDYEPDFSYFHLIDIDADSAKILMLPLAKTYEVDITLAQILPNLILVRAKSNKFGQIESFLQGVKTLFSQKFIPQKDVIKFVAKKLMQKGLKISFAESCTAGLAAAKFARYGGISASFDGSLVTYANHIKHEWLGVEDEILDTYGAVSEPCVKAMVKGTLSTTNADFALAISGIAGPGGGTASKPVGTVYVAAGDRNGNIEVERLLLKGERNYVREQSVLSAYLCLLRLKSEIFFA
- a CDS encoding LemA family protein, yielding MKNLIAVIIVIAALAFGAFKYINSFVALDENVNAKWSQVLNQYKRRAELVPNLVETVKGYAAHEQKIFEDVANARSKSMQVSVDASGLSDEAKMKEFMTAQSSFGLALGRLMAVSENYPELKANQNFLSLQSQLEGTQNRISVAMHDYIEAVKEYNVALRSFPNKFIASTFYPELKPKQNLEISNEEKINPKVSFEK
- a CDS encoding ABC transporter substrate-binding protein: MLAVELLKSHFAKFDLVAVLIKFLEQSHFDKEKFDLLKQNNFKILDKNIKQEIVGTAGFKEFFDEKFQSFLCELMQSKVLIVSGKEYKFSELEIYTCFDANTYKRQCEVGEIYFHNFGFDISFKSEPSLYGGVLVRSLKLLNGQNFIFGPRKCALHILNSNISNLNFDLKEADFRKDEITFTSRIRSFGDENQQKNDCLRAFTAEFEKALEFDENYKKRLNAYKKG